A stretch of Halostagnicola kamekurae DNA encodes these proteins:
- a CDS encoding HesB/IscA family protein: MSTESVDGSDTRPTIEVTEDAAEQAHSLLEGEGLDDGIAGLRLFVQQGGCAGLSYGMRFDDEPEDDDTIYEHHGLRVFVDPASLKYIEGSVLDFESGLQAEGFHVENPNVVSECGCGESFRT; encoded by the coding sequence ATGAGCACCGAAAGCGTGGATGGTTCGGACACCCGACCGACGATCGAAGTGACCGAGGACGCTGCCGAACAGGCCCACTCGCTGTTAGAAGGGGAGGGTCTCGACGACGGTATCGCTGGACTGCGCCTTTTCGTACAACAGGGGGGCTGTGCCGGACTCTCGTACGGAATGCGATTCGACGACGAGCCCGAGGACGACGATACGATATACGAGCACCACGGACTTCGGGTCTTCGTCGACCCGGCGAGTCTCAAATACATCGAGGGAAGCGTTCTCGACTTCGAAAGCGGTCTGCAGGCGGAAGGGTTCCACGTCGAGAATCCGAACGTCGTCAGCGAGTGTGGCTGTGGCGAGTCGTTCCGGACGTAA
- a CDS encoding dodecin — translation MVFKKIRLIGTSSESFDAAADDAIDRAEATLQNVYWIEVDELGVEIANVDDREYQAEVTVAFELEE, via the coding sequence ATGGTATTCAAAAAGATCAGATTGATCGGAACGAGTTCGGAAAGTTTCGATGCCGCTGCCGACGACGCTATCGATCGAGCGGAAGCCACGCTTCAGAACGTGTACTGGATCGAGGTCGACGAGCTCGGTGTCGAAATCGCCAACGTAGACGATCGAGAGTACCAGGCGGAAGTCACGGTCGCGTTCGAACTCGAGGAGTAG